The Longimicrobium sp. genome includes the window GCGGCCCAGGCTCCACTCCCGCCAGTCCGCCGGGGCGTCGTCCCAGCGCTTCAGCAGCCGGTCGGTGGCCAGGCAGCGGTCCGCCGGCGCCAGCTTCGGCAGCGCCGCCAGGAGCGCGGGGACGGCGTCGGCGCTCAGGGACGCGGCGTAGCGCGCGTCGAACGGCACCTCCGCGCTCATCCGCCGGGCGTTCACCCGCACGATCAGCGCGTCGGGGTTCACCGCGTGCAGCACCACCAGCGCCTCCAGCCCCGCCGCCAGCGCGCCGAAGGCGAAGCGCTCGCGCCGCCCCCGGAGCACCGTCCACGCGAACCAGCCGAAGACCGCCGCCAGCCAGACCATGAACGCCGTGGTGTACAGCCGCAGCTCGGTGAGCCCGTACGCCGCCTGGTACAGCCGCATCCGGTGCAGCGCCGAGGCGATCATCACGAACACCAGCGCCGTCATCGCGGCCGCCAGCACGCGGAAGGCGCGCTCGTGCCGCGGGCTCTCCCTGCGCAGCAGCCAGTGCGAGCCCAGCAGCAGCGGCAGCACCATCCCCGCCACCGCGCACAGTTCGAAGAAGCCCCGCCGCGCGTACTCGGCGTACGTCGTGGTCCCCGGCTGCTCGATCAGCCCCGTCCCGCCGAAGAAATAGGGGAGCTGCACCACCACGAAGGCCAGGAAGAGCAGGTCCAGCGACCCCAGCACCGTCCCCAGCTCCACGATCCCCAGCGACGGCCGCGGCGGGCGGAGCTCCTCCGAAGGCCGCGCGATCGGCTCGCCGGGGAGCACCAGCGCGCGCAGCACCCCGCCCGCCAGCCAGGCGAAGCAGAGCGCCAGCAGCACGTGCGAGAAGGCGAGCGGCAGGTCCAGGTCGAACCCGCCCAGCAGCCGCTCGAAGCGCGCGTCCGCCGCCGACAGCAGCGCCCCGAAGACCAGGAGCAGCGGGATCGCCAGCGCCAGCCCGCGCGCCACGGCCAGGGCGTGGCGGCTCCACCCCTCGCGCGGCACCTCGCGCCACTTCACGTCCTTCGTGAGCAGCAGGAGCGAGCCGAAGGTGGCCTCGGCGAAGGAGGTCAGCAGCCCGCCCACGTACGCCGCCAGCCCGCCCAGGCGGATCGTCCCCCCGCGCGCGCGGTGCACGGCCAGGCCTAAGATCAGCAGCAGCGCGGTGAGGTCGAGCGCCTTGAGGGTGGGCGAGTCGCGCCAGGCGATCAGCACGGCCACCGCGAGCGCCAGCGGCATCCACCCGCGCACGCGGTCGTCCGTCTCCGCCCAGTCCTGCAGCCCCACGGCGGCGGCGACGAGCGCCACGGTCCACAGCGCCAGGTTGAGCCCCCACGGCGTGGGCCGGAGCAGCGCGTCGCCCAGCGCGCCCAGCGCCAGCGCCGCGCCGGCCACCCCCAGCGCGCGGCGCGTCGGCGGGCTCATCGGCAGGCGCGCGGCCGTCGGCGCCTCGAGGTTCGCGGGGAGGGTCGATTCGATCTCCATCTCCATCACCCTTTGTAGTTCAGCTCGCCGACGTGCCGTAGAGCACCCGGTCCAGGAGCCGCGCGCGGACCG containing:
- a CDS encoding DUF4173 domain-containing protein, which codes for MEIESTLPANLEAPTAARLPMSPPTRRALGVAGAALALGALGDALLRPTPWGLNLALWTVALVAAAVGLQDWAETDDRVRGWMPLALAVAVLIAWRDSPTLKALDLTALLLILGLAVHRARGGTIRLGGLAAYVGGLLTSFAEATFGSLLLLTKDVKWREVPREGWSRHALAVARGLALAIPLLLVFGALLSAADARFERLLGGFDLDLPLAFSHVLLALCFAWLAGGVLRALVLPGEPIARPSEELRPPRPSLGIVELGTVLGSLDLLFLAFVVVQLPYFFGGTGLIEQPGTTTYAEYARRGFFELCAVAGMVLPLLLGSHWLLRRESPRHERAFRVLAAAMTALVFVMIASALHRMRLYQAAYGLTELRLYTTAFMVWLAAVFGWFAWTVLRGRRERFAFGALAAGLEALVVLHAVNPDALIVRVNARRMSAEVPFDARYAASLSADAVPALLAALPKLAPADRCLATDRLLKRWDDAPADWREWSLGR